From the genome of Geobacter sp. SVR, one region includes:
- the lexA gene encoding transcriptional repressor LexA: MIALTERQQKVLDFITRFTQTHGYSPTVRDIAAHLGVSSPSGVNRHLEALEKKGWLKKTGASRGIVLTSHGGQSVPLPIVGTVRAGHLQPAIEDIQGFFTVDQRQVKGDGCFFLRVKGDSMIGAGIFDGDLALVRPQPVAENRDTVVVMVDGEATLKWFHREPNRIRLQPANPNMEPIYVGPDKNVSIVGKVVGIYRQLE, from the coding sequence GTGATCGCCCTTACTGAACGGCAACAAAAGGTTTTGGACTTCATTACCCGTTTTACGCAGACGCATGGATACTCACCGACAGTGCGTGACATCGCGGCTCACCTTGGTGTCAGCAGTCCTTCCGGGGTGAATCGACATCTCGAAGCTCTCGAAAAAAAAGGATGGCTCAAGAAAACAGGGGCATCCCGCGGGATAGTACTTACTTCACACGGAGGACAGTCTGTTCCCCTACCGATCGTTGGCACGGTTCGCGCCGGCCACTTACAACCGGCTATCGAAGATATCCAGGGATTCTTTACTGTGGATCAGCGGCAGGTTAAAGGGGATGGATGCTTTTTCTTGCGGGTGAAGGGTGACTCAATGATAGGTGCAGGGATTTTTGATGGTGATCTGGCACTGGTTCGTCCTCAACCGGTGGCTGAGAACCGCGACACCGTAGTTGTCATGGTGGATGGGGAGGCGACCCTCAAATGGTTTCACCGCGAACCGAATCGCATCCGCTTGCAACCAGCCAACCCCAATATGGAACCGATTTATGTGGGACCGGATAAAAATGTTTCTATTGTTGGCAAAGTAGTCGGAATTTATCGTCAGTTGGAGTAG
- the dinB gene encoding DNA polymerase IV, which yields MDNRVVMHLDMNSFFASVEQSYNPDLKGKPIVVTGSQQRTVILTASYEARKFGVKTGMMLHEAKRLCPEVIMVPADNRKYTHTSAQIMKMMLDYTPLVEVFSIDEAFLDVTHSLSIFNSAENISYLLKARIKHQFDITCSIGIAPNKLLAKLASEMMKPDGLTIITPDKVSSTLEHMPIKELCGIGKKMERHLNMMGIYTCGDLGRCDEGRLKRKFGIIGSRLKQMGQGIDDSPVIPAEDAEEVKSIGHSMTLKRDISSRNEILCYLLQLSEMVGRRARRYGVAGKTVHLTIRYADFSTFGKQETLSCHVNQSDDIYQGAIKILDSIELEQPVRLLGVRITNLCYQREQLPLFEEERRKAFMINAMDTVNDRFGDFTVTYGSLLGKNEEKGSHVISPAWKPEGIRNVQVR from the coding sequence ATGGACAACCGAGTTGTCATGCATCTCGATATGAATAGCTTTTTTGCATCCGTTGAACAGTCATACAACCCCGACCTCAAAGGAAAGCCAATTGTGGTCACAGGTTCGCAGCAGCGAACAGTAATCCTCACGGCCAGCTATGAGGCCAGGAAATTCGGGGTCAAGACCGGCATGATGCTGCACGAGGCCAAACGACTCTGCCCGGAAGTTATCATGGTACCGGCTGACAACCGGAAATATACCCACACCTCTGCTCAAATCATGAAGATGATGCTGGACTACACTCCCTTGGTAGAAGTATTCAGCATCGACGAAGCATTCTTGGACGTGACCCATTCTCTGTCGATATTCAACAGTGCTGAAAACATCTCCTATCTGCTCAAGGCACGGATCAAGCACCAGTTCGATATTACCTGTTCAATTGGCATTGCTCCGAACAAGCTGCTGGCAAAGCTTGCCTCGGAAATGATGAAACCTGACGGGCTTACCATCATCACGCCTGATAAAGTCAGTTCTACTCTGGAACATATGCCGATTAAGGAGCTGTGCGGCATCGGTAAAAAAATGGAGCGACATCTCAATATGATGGGCATCTATACCTGCGGGGATCTGGGGCGTTGTGATGAGGGTCGGTTGAAGAGAAAATTCGGCATCATCGGTAGCCGTTTGAAGCAGATGGGACAGGGAATTGACGATTCCCCGGTAATCCCGGCAGAAGATGCCGAGGAGGTCAAGTCCATCGGGCATTCTATGACTCTCAAAAGGGATATCAGCAGCCGAAACGAGATCCTGTGCTACCTGCTACAGCTCTCGGAAATGGTCGGTCGTCGGGCTCGGCGCTACGGGGTGGCCGGCAAGACGGTTCATCTGACCATTCGTTATGCCGACTTCAGCACCTTCGGAAAACAGGAAACCCTTTCCTGCCATGTCAACCAGAGTGATGATATTTACCAGGGCGCCATTAAGATCCTGGATAGCATTGAACTGGAACAGCCCGTTCGCCTGCTGGGGGTTAGAATCACCAATCTCTGTTACCAGCGCGAACAGTTGCCCCTGTTTGAGGAGGAACGCCGTAAAGCCTTCATGATCAACGCCATGGATACGGTGAATGATCGTTTCGGCGATTTTACCGTGACGTATGGCAGCCTTTTGGGCAAAAATGAGGAGAAGGGTTCACACGTGATCTCGCCGGCCTGGAAGCCGGAGGGGATCAGAAATGTGCAGGTGAGGTAA